In Pseudomonas sp. P5_109, the genomic window CCTGCGTAATTGCACGGTTTTCACTGATCCGCAGCGACCTGCCCTACGCCCATTGGCACCCGTTGCGTGCGTTTGCCGGTATCATGGCGCGATTGAACCAGACAACGAGGCAAATAGATGTCGGAAGCAAAAAGCGTCAACGGATTCCTGATCAACAAGCTGAAAGACGGTCAATGGTGGGTGGCCAGTGTCGGCGGTGAAAACATCGCCGGACCTTTCCCTTCCGAAGCCCTGGCAATCGAGGTGGCTTCGGTGCTGGAGCTGGAGCACCCGGAACCGAAGCGACGCGGCAAGGACAAGAACTGATCGACGTCCGATGCGAAAAGCCCTGCCATTGCGCAGGGCTTTTTTTCACTGGTCTGGATTCAACTCGGACCCGGCCCTTGTAGGAGCTGGCTTGCCAGCGATGGTCGTTAACGATAACGCGCATGACCTGGATAAACGCGGCGCACTGGAGTCCATCGCCAGCAAGCCGGCTCCTACAGTTTGGCGTTCACATCATTTCCACTCGGACGCGGTCCCTTGTAGGAGCTGGCTTGCCAGCGATGATCGTTAACGATAACGCGTGCAAACGGATAAACGCGGCGCACTTGAGCCCATCGCCGGCAAGCCGGCTCCTACAGGGATTGCGTTATCGGTGTTTCCCGGGATCGCGTGAAGAAGCTTTTTTGTGAATGACGAAAAGAAGTGGCCTTTGGCTATAACCTTTTCAATCCGGCGCTGTCTGAGCCTTAGCCCACTATCCTGACGACGACCACGCCATGAAAAAATTTTTGCCCCTGATCGCAATATTGGCCCTGAGTGGCTGCGCAACGTCGGAAGAAACCTACCTGGGCAACGGAGAGCACGGCCTGTCGATTGATTGCTCCGGGGAAGCCAATTCCTGGGCTGCGTGCTACGAGAAGGCTGAAGCGTCCTGTGCAGGCACCGGCTACAAGATTGTCGGTACCGATGGCACACCCTCGCTCAAGCAGAGCGAAAAGACCCTCGGCGCCGATGTCGGCAACTACAAGAGCCGCAACGTCGTGGTGATGTGCAAATAAGGCGCCGCGCCCTAAATATGGATTTCGGCGAATTTGATTCCAAGCGCGCGCACGGTATCGATCAGGTCATCAAGACGACTGAAGGACTCGACTTCATCATTGTCATCCACCAGGAAATAGCTGCGCCCGGCGCTCTTCTTGAAGAACACGATCCATTCCCCCCGCTCCGCCGGATTCTGAATCACATGGGTGGCAGAGATTAACCCCTCTGCATGGCGTTCCCGGACCTGCTCACGCTTCATATTCGACTCCAGAAATAACAATGCCGCCAAAGCCTGGCTTTGGCGGCATCGGTGCTGATTGTCGATAGTTTATCAGCCGGAAATGCACTCGGTGGCAGCCTTCTGTACATCCTTTGGACGCACCGGGACATTGGACATGCTCTCGTGCAACTTGATGCTGCTGCCGCCCGAGCGCTCTTCAATGTCGAATACGGCAGACGGCCCCGAGGAGTACTTGAGCGGTACGATCACACGCAAGCCCTCCTTGTGCGGCTCGATTTGCAAGGCGCCGCGACTGTCAGCCAGTTTTTCGCTGAGGCATTGTGCGTATTCATGGGGTTTCTTGCCAGAAATCACGCTCATGGTCGGCAGCGTCTCATTGATATCAGAGACGTTCGCACAACCACTCACCAACACCGCCAGGGAAAGAATCGACAAACCCCACTTCATACAAAACCTCCGATAAAGAGGCTCGGACAACGCAGATGCGTTTTTTCTCCGAGACAAACTGCTTTATCGCTCATCAAACGTGAAATTAGCGTTTTTAATTGTCAAAGTGGCCGGATAATAAGGCCTTCGGGCTGATAAACTGCGCCAATCGCCCATGCTATCGTTTTGATTTTGTAGAAAAAGCCCTTCTGGAGGCGCCTCATGAAATTTATCCATCAGCGCGAGCACCTCAATGAGGACGACATTGTCGTCATTCAATGCTCCCAAATGTGCAACATCCGTTTAATGAACGACGCCAACTTCCGCAGCTTCAAGAATGGCGGTCGTCACACCTATCACGGTGGAGCCTTCGACACCTTTCCGGCCCGCATCACCGCGCCGAGCACCGGTTTCTGGAACATCACCATCGACACCGTGAGTCACCGCGCGATCAGCGTGACACGCAAACCCACCCTGACTCACTCGATCAAAATCATTCGCCGTTCCAGCACGAAACTGAGCTGATCAACGAAACACAAGACAGGCAGATACTACCGTGGCCCAAACGACCAAGTACGTCATCAAATACAAACTCAACGGTGAGCGCCGCTTCGAGTTTGCCCAGCTTGAAAAGGGTACCGCAGAAGAAGCCAAAGCGGCGCTGGATGCCATTCATGGACAAGACGACGTCATCAGCGACATCAGCGTCAGCAAAGCGCTGTAACGCGATCCGGAGCGACAATGGACGTCGGCTCCCACTCGCAATTCGACCGCAAGCAGCGGAGTGCCTGCGTCATCCTTGCCGTCCAGACTGGCCACCTCAACAACAAGAGGCCCGGCAATGAGCGAACACTATCTGGACAGGCTGGACTGGCCCCTGCTGGAACAGCAACTTGATCAGGACGGTTACGCCGTCATCCCGGCACTGCTGAGCCACAAGGCTTGCGGGCAAATCAGCGCCTTGTACCCCCAAACCGAGCCTTTTCGCTCGCACGTGGTGATGGCTCGCCACGGGTTTGGCCGGGGCGAGTACAAGTATTTCAGCTACCCTTTGCCGGAACTCGTGGCCCGTTTGCGCAGCGCACTCTACCCACGACTGGTGCCCATCGCCAATCGCTGGCATGAGCAGATGGGTTTGCCGGGGCGCTTTCCCGAATCTCATCCGGCCTTCCTCGAACGCTGCCATGCCGCCGGTCAGAACCGTCCGACGCCGTTGTTGCTGCAATATGGTGCGCAGGACTACAACTGCCTGCATCAGGATCTGTACGGTGAGCACGTTTTCCCACTGCAGGTGGCGATTTTGCTTTCAGACCCCGAGCAAGATTTCACCGGCGGTGAATTTGTCATGACCGAACAGCGTCCGCGCATGCAGTCACGCCCGATGGTCATCGGCCTGAACAAAGGTGACGGGCTGATCTTTGCCGTCAACCAGCGGCCGGTCAAAGGGACTCGTGGTTACTACCGCGTGACCCTGCGTCACGGCGTGAGTCGCCTGCACGGCGGCAAACGGCATACCCTTGGAATCATCTTTCACGATGCGTCATGACCCCATGAATCCGCTGACTTTCGATCTGTTTACCGATGCAGAACCCGCGCAACAGCCCAGGCGCGAGCAGATCGGCGAACAGTCCTACGTACTCAGAGGCTTTGCCCTGCCCTGGCTGGAGCGCTTGCTGCCCGCCCTGGAAGAAGTGCTGGCGGCCGCGCCGTTTCGGCAGATGGTCACGCCCGGCGGCTTTACCATGTCGGTCGCCTTGAGCAGTTGTGGCACACTCGGCTGGACCACCGACCGCAGCGGTTATCAGTACACCCGCCACGATCCGCAGACCGGCCGGCCCTGGCCGATGATGCCCGAAGTGTTTTTGCAGCTGGCGCAAGCGGCGGCGCAGGCAGCAGGCTTCAGCGATTTTGCGCCTGACGCCTGCCTGATCAACCGCTACATTCCCGGGGCAAAAATGTCATTGCATCAGGACAAGGACGAACATTCCTACGCAGCGCCCATCGTTTCGGTCTCGCTGGGGTTGCCGGCGATGTTCCTGTTTGGCGGCTTTGCGCGCAGCGACAAAAGCCAGCGCGTTCCCCTGCTGCATGGCGACATCGTGGTCTGGGGTGGCGTGGATCGCCTGCGTTATCACGGCGTGTTGCCGATCAAGGACGGGCATCACCCGAAACTCGGCGAGCAGCGCATCAACTTCACCTTCCGTACCGCTGGGTAAAGATTGCGAATTTGACCGCAAGCGCCGGAGTGTGTGGCAATTGCCCCATGGTTAATGTGCAGGCACCCCCTCAATGGACGTGACGCCATGACAACCCAATCGACCAAGATCACCATCGAAAACGATCCGCGCTGGGCCGCCGTGGTCGCCCGCGACCCCAAGGCTGACGGGCAGTTTGTCTATGCCGTGAAGACCACCGGCATCTACTGCAACCCCAGCAGCCTCGCGCGCCTGCCCAAACCACAGAATGTCGAATTCTTCGACAGCGCCGAACAGGCCCGGGCCGCGGGCTATCGTCCGAGCAAGCGCGCGGCAAAGGATCAGAGCGAAATCGCCGCGCAGCATGCCGCCACCGTGGCCGCTGCCTGCCGCCAGATCGAAAGCGCCGAAACGCTGCCCACCCTGGGCGAATTGGCCGAGGCGGCGGGACTGAGCAGCTTTCACTTCCATCGCGTGTTCAAAGCCGTCACCGGCCTGACACCCAAGGGCTACGCCGATGCCCATCGCTCACGCAAGGTGCGCGAGCGCCTGGCAGACGGCGGCTCGGTGACCGATGCCCTGTATGACGCCGGCTTCAACTCCAATAGCCGATTTTATGAAGCGGCAGACCAACTGCTCGGGATGAAGCCCGGGGATTACCGCGCCGCCGGTCAAAACAACGACATTCGATTTGCCATTGGCCAGTGCTCGCTGGGCGCGATCCTGGTGGCGCAGAGCGAGCGCGGAGTTTGCGCGATCCTGCTGGGCGATGATCCGCACCAACTGGTTTGTGATCTGCAAGACAAGTTCCGGCGCGCCAACTTGATTGGTGCCGATCATGAATTTGAGCAATTGATTGCCAGGGTCGTCGGCTTTATCGAGGCGCCGGCGATTGGCCTGGACCTGCCATTGGACGTGCGCGGTACCGCTTTTCAGGAAAGGGTCTGGCAAGCGCTGCGGGAGATTCCGGTCGGCAGCACGGCAAGCTACGCCGATGTCGCCCTGCGCATCGGTTCGCCCAAAGCCGTTC contains:
- a CDS encoding DUF1883 domain-containing protein; this encodes MKFIHQREHLNEDDIVVIQCSQMCNIRLMNDANFRSFKNGGRHTYHGGAFDTFPARITAPSTGFWNITIDTVSHRAISVTRKPTLTHSIKIIRRSSTKLS
- a CDS encoding 2OG-Fe(II) oxygenase gives rise to the protein MSEHYLDRLDWPLLEQQLDQDGYAVIPALLSHKACGQISALYPQTEPFRSHVVMARHGFGRGEYKYFSYPLPELVARLRSALYPRLVPIANRWHEQMGLPGRFPESHPAFLERCHAAGQNRPTPLLLQYGAQDYNCLHQDLYGEHVFPLQVAILLSDPEQDFTGGEFVMTEQRPRMQSRPMVIGLNKGDGLIFAVNQRPVKGTRGYYRVTLRHGVSRLHGGKRHTLGIIFHDAS
- the alkB gene encoding DNA oxidative demethylase AlkB; translated protein: MRHDPMNPLTFDLFTDAEPAQQPRREQIGEQSYVLRGFALPWLERLLPALEEVLAAAPFRQMVTPGGFTMSVALSSCGTLGWTTDRSGYQYTRHDPQTGRPWPMMPEVFLQLAQAAAQAAGFSDFAPDACLINRYIPGAKMSLHQDKDEHSYAAPIVSVSLGLPAMFLFGGFARSDKSQRVPLLHGDIVVWGGVDRLRYHGVLPIKDGHHPKLGEQRINFTFRTAG
- the ada gene encoding bifunctional DNA-binding transcriptional regulator/O6-methylguanine-DNA methyltransferase Ada — encoded protein: MTTQSTKITIENDPRWAAVVARDPKADGQFVYAVKTTGIYCNPSSLARLPKPQNVEFFDSAEQARAAGYRPSKRAAKDQSEIAAQHAATVAAACRQIESAETLPTLGELAEAAGLSSFHFHRVFKAVTGLTPKGYADAHRSRKVRERLADGGSVTDALYDAGFNSNSRFYEAADQLLGMKPGDYRAAGQNNDIRFAIGQCSLGAILVAQSERGVCAILLGDDPHQLVCDLQDKFRRANLIGADHEFEQLIARVVGFIEAPAIGLDLPLDVRGTAFQERVWQALREIPVGSTASYADVALRIGSPKAVRAVAQACGANSLAVAIPCHRVVRSDGNLSGYRWGVERKRQLLEREST